The following are from one region of the Vicugna pacos chromosome 9, VicPac4, whole genome shotgun sequence genome:
- the ASPDH gene encoding aspartate dehydrogenase domain-containing protein: MALSTVPRKVGIVGYGRLGQSLVSHLLTQGPELGLELVFVWNRDPGRMAGSVPPSLQLQSLAALGERHPDLVVEVAHPKIIQESGAEILRYADLLVGSPSALADQTTEQQLLEASHRWSHAVFVARGALWGTEDITRLDEAGGLQSLRVTMATHPDGFRLEGPLATEHSTRPRTVLYEGPVRGLCPFAPRNSNTMAAAALAAPSLGFDRVIGVLVADFSLKDMHVVDVELSGTPGPTGRSFAVHTHRENPAEPGAVTGSATVTTFWRSLLGCCQLPSKPGIHLC, encoded by the exons ATGGCTCTCAGCACGGTCCCGAGGAAGGTGGGGATAGTGGGCTATGGCCGCCTCG gacAGTCCCTTGTCTCCCACTTGCTGACTCAAGGACCAGAACTGGGCCTAGAACTTGTTTTTGTCTGGAATCGTGACCCAGGACGAATGGCGGGGAGCgtgcccccttccctccagctCCAGAGCCTTGCTGCCCTCGGGGAGAG gcACCCTGACCTTGTGGTGGAAGTGGCCCATCCCAAAATAATCCAGGaatctggggcagaaatcctgcgCTATGCCGATCTCCTG GTGGGGTCCCCCTCAGCCCTGGCTGACCAGACCACAGAGCAGCAGCTCCTGGAGGCCTCGCATCGCTGGAGCCATGCTGTGTTTGTGGCCCGGGGAGCCCTGTGGGGCACTGAGGACATCACCAGATTGGATGAAGCCGGGGGCCTCCAG AGCCTGCGTGTCACCATGGCTACACACCCTGATGGCTTCCGGCTCGAGGGACCCCTGGCTACAGAGCACAGCACCAGGCCTCGCACTGTGCTCTATGAAGGCCCTGTCCGTGGGCTCTGCCCTTTTGCCCCCCGAAACTCCAACACCATGGCGGCTGCTGCCCTGGCCGCCCCCAGCCTGGGCTTCGACCGTGTGATTGGGGTGCTTGTGGCTGATTTCAG CCTCAAGGACATGCACGTGGTGGATGTGGAGCTGAGCGGAACCCCGGGCCCCACAGGCCGAAGCTTTGCTGTGCACACCCACAGAGAGAACCCTGCCGAGCCAGGCGCTGTCACTGGCTCTGCCACTGTCACCACCTTCTGGCGCAGCCTCCTGG GCTGCTGCCAGCTCCCCTCCAAGCCGGGGATCCATCTCTGCTGA
- the JOSD2 gene encoding josephin-2, with translation MSQAPGAQPSQPSVYHERQRLELCAVHALNNVLQQRLFSQEAADEICKRLAPDSRLNPHRSLLGTGNYDVNVIMAALQGQGLAAVWWDRRRPLSQLALPQVLGLILNLPSPVSLGLLSLPLRRRHWVALRQVDGIYYNLDSKLRAPEILGDEDGVRAFLAAEMAQGLCEVLLVVTKEVEEKGSWLRTD, from the exons ATGTCCCAGGCCCCAGGAGCTCAGCCAAGCCAACCTTCCGTGTACCACGAACGGCAGCGCCTGGAGCTCTGTGCCGTCCACGCCCTCAACAACGTCCTGCAGCAGCGGCTCTTCAGCCAGGAGGCTGCCGATGAAATCTGCAAGAG GTTGGCTCCAGACTCCCGGCTGAACCCCCATCGCAGCCTCCTGGGCACTGGCAACTATGACGTCAACGTGATCATGGCCGCCCTGCAGGGACAGGGCCTAGCTGCCGTGTGGTGGGACAGAAGGAG GCCCCTGTCCCAGCTGGCCCTGCCCCAGGTGCTGGGGCTGATCCTGAACCTCCCCTCGCCCGTGTCGCTTGGGCTGCTGTCCCTGCCGCTGCGCCGGCGGCACTGGGTGGCCCTGCGCCAGGTGGACGGCATCTACTACAATCTGGACTCCAAGCTGCGGGCGCCCGAGATCCTGGGGGACGAGGATGGCGTCAG GGCCTTCCTGGCGGCCGAGATGGCTCAGGGCCTGTGCGAGGTGCTGCTCGTGGTGaccaaggaggtggaggagaagggctCCTGGCTGCGGACAGACTGA